From Dendropsophus ebraccatus isolate aDenEbr1 chromosome 2, aDenEbr1.pat, whole genome shotgun sequence, a single genomic window includes:
- the SLC25A32 gene encoding solute carrier family 25 member 32 isoform X2 yields the protein MATPSGAATEPALPAPSPVTVVKQLFGHVQYENLVAGLSGGVISTLVLHPLDLVKIRFAVSDGLELRPKYNGILHCMSTVWKREGLRGLYQGVTPNMWGAGASWGLYFLFYNTIKAYKKEGRAENLTATEHLLSAAGAGALTLCFTNPIWVTKTRLVLQYDAGVDPSRRQYKGMFHALAKIYRQEGIPGLYKGFVPGLLGTSHGALQFMAYEELKVEYNKHLNRPSDTKLNTLEYITMAALSKIFAVSATYPYQVVRARLQDQHNQYCGVIDVIRRTWRRRPWFLQGNHPQHPASDPRLLHHLCSL from the exons ATGGCGACCCCGTCTGGAGCGGCCACTGAACCTGCCCTGCCCGCACCTTCCCCGGTCACCGTAGTGAAGCAGCTCTTCGGACATGTCCAGTACGAGAACCTGGTGGCCGGCCTGAGCGGGGGCGTCATCTCCACCCTGGTGCTGCACCCGCTCGACCTGGTCAAGATCCGCTTTGCAG TGAGCGATGGGTTGGAGCTCCGACCAAAGTACAATGGCATCCTGCACTGCATGTCCACTGTCTGGAAGCGTGAGGGACTACGTGGCCTCTACCAGGGGGTCACCCCCAATATGTGGGGAGCAGGTGCCTCCTGGGGGCTTTACTTCCTCTT TTATAACACCATCAAGGCCTACAAAAAGGAAGGGAGAGCAGAAAACCTGACCGCCACAGAGCACCTCCTGTCTGCTGCGGGGGCTG GCGCTTTAACCCTTTGTTTCACTAACCCAATATGGGTTACAAAGACTCGGCTTGTGCTTCAGTACGACGCTGGCGTTGACCCTTCCAGGCGGCAGTATAAGGGCATGTTCCATGCTCTGGCTAAGATCTATAGGCAGGAAGGAATCCCCGGACTCTACAAG GGCTTTGTGCCAGGCCTGCTGGGAACGTCACACGGTGCCCTCCAGTTCATGGCCTATGAGGAGCTGAAGGTGGAATATAATAAGCATCTAAACCGGCCAAGTGACACAAAGCTG AACACCTTGGAATACATCACAATGGCGGCCTTGTCCAAGATATTTGCCGTGTCGGCTACTTACCCCTATCAGGTTGTGCGAGCTCGCTTACAGGATCAGCACAATCAGTACTGTGGGGTCATAGACGTTATCAGGAGGACGTGGAG AAGGCGTCCATGGTTTCTACAAGGGAATCATCCCCAACATCCTGCGAGTGACCCCCGCCTGCTGCATCACCTTTGTAGTCTATGA
- the SLC25A32 gene encoding solute carrier family 25 member 32 isoform X1 codes for MATPSGAATEPALPAPSPVTVVKQLFGHVQYENLVAGLSGGVISTLVLHPLDLVKIRFAVSDGLELRPKYNGILHCMSTVWKREGLRGLYQGVTPNMWGAGASWGLYFLFYNTIKAYKKEGRAENLTATEHLLSAAGAGALTLCFTNPIWVTKTRLVLQYDAGVDPSRRQYKGMFHALAKIYRQEGIPGLYKGFVPGLLGTSHGALQFMAYEELKVEYNKHLNRPSDTKLNTLEYITMAALSKIFAVSATYPYQVVRARLQDQHNQYCGVIDVIRRTWRIEGVHGFYKGIIPNILRVTPACCITFVVYENVSHFLLGLRKPKE; via the exons ATGGCGACCCCGTCTGGAGCGGCCACTGAACCTGCCCTGCCCGCACCTTCCCCGGTCACCGTAGTGAAGCAGCTCTTCGGACATGTCCAGTACGAGAACCTGGTGGCCGGCCTGAGCGGGGGCGTCATCTCCACCCTGGTGCTGCACCCGCTCGACCTGGTCAAGATCCGCTTTGCAG TGAGCGATGGGTTGGAGCTCCGACCAAAGTACAATGGCATCCTGCACTGCATGTCCACTGTCTGGAAGCGTGAGGGACTACGTGGCCTCTACCAGGGGGTCACCCCCAATATGTGGGGAGCAGGTGCCTCCTGGGGGCTTTACTTCCTCTT TTATAACACCATCAAGGCCTACAAAAAGGAAGGGAGAGCAGAAAACCTGACCGCCACAGAGCACCTCCTGTCTGCTGCGGGGGCTG GCGCTTTAACCCTTTGTTTCACTAACCCAATATGGGTTACAAAGACTCGGCTTGTGCTTCAGTACGACGCTGGCGTTGACCCTTCCAGGCGGCAGTATAAGGGCATGTTCCATGCTCTGGCTAAGATCTATAGGCAGGAAGGAATCCCCGGACTCTACAAG GGCTTTGTGCCAGGCCTGCTGGGAACGTCACACGGTGCCCTCCAGTTCATGGCCTATGAGGAGCTGAAGGTGGAATATAATAAGCATCTAAACCGGCCAAGTGACACAAAGCTG AACACCTTGGAATACATCACAATGGCGGCCTTGTCCAAGATATTTGCCGTGTCGGCTACTTACCCCTATCAGGTTGTGCGAGCTCGCTTACAGGATCAGCACAATCAGTACTGTGGGGTCATAGACGTTATCAGGAGGACGTGGAG GATAGAAGGCGTCCATGGTTTCTACAAGGGAATCATCCCCAACATCCTGCGAGTGACCCCCGCCTGCTGCATCACCTTTGTAGTCTATGAGAACGTCTCTCACTTCCTGTTAGGGCTACGGAAACCCAAGGAGTAA